CATTTTTGGGTAACACACGTGAACCAAACGTTACACTTGTCTTAAACTTCCACTAGAAATCCAACGGTCAGCAttaatgtatatgtatatatttgttGAAATAAAGCTAAACTAAATGACAATCCAACGGTTGACAAGAAACAACAACGCGCACGATCTAGATGGACGACGATACGCAATCCAACGGTTCTTGAGTATCATCGATCAAAATAGGTTGTTGTTGATCCGAAAAAGAAATTTTAGTTCGAggaattattatttatttatttattatccaTGACCCCGATCCGGTTACTCGTTGACCCGAACGGACACGTCAGACGCGAGCCGTGACGCGATTGCAGAATGATACATGACTTCGTGGAACGTGGAGACTTGGGCGATTTTCATGCGGAGCTGCTTCGCCTTCTCCTCCGTGAGACACCTCCGCGTAGTCCTCTGATCCAGATCTGATTCCCGATTCGCGGAGGAGCTGTTGTTGTTACTCTCGACGTAATCTGGTTCCGTTGACCAGCCGAAAAGAGGAGCCCACCATGAACCGGGTTTCTTTCCGGTCTGATCCGGTTTTCTGATGGATCCGGAAGATGCACGGATCGAAGGAAGAGCGGAGCAGGAGATGATTGTAGCCATTGCAATGGATCGCGAGATTAATCCGAAAACGTAAAGAGTGTTTATTTGGGGGAAGAAGATGGATAAAGAACGTGGATTGCTTTgcttattaaattttgttaaaatagattaaatatttatagtGTGGGTTGCGCAACGAAGGGGTATTATCGGGAAGAATGTACAGCGTTGAAAGCGAGATGCACCATGATTGTTAGGGTGGAGACGAGCGCATTGGATCATAATTGCTTCTTTAGTAGATGTGGATAAGATTGAAGGCGTGGAGCTGAGCAGCGTTGTTTGCCAATTGTGCAATGTCTCCATCTGTTGCACTTTCCGCTTTAtttggtttatttatttattttgcgatatttatttttggattgTCCAAGTAGACGTCTTTATTCATTGGATGtattattcaattatttttcaAGGAAAATGAGAGAGTTTTATaatcagttttatttttcataagttTGATTAACATATTCGTAGATATAAGTAGCCATgagacggatccggatatccggaaaatttatggtatccggatccggatccggattcgtcgGATCtgtggatttaatatccggatccggattcgtggtttccggatacccgagtttcggatatccgtctcgatattctattatccgcggatatccggatccagatccggatccgtcaaaataattaaaaataatttttttaacaaaaaatactaatttttttaatataatacataaattaaatatttataaatatatttatatatgtttataatattgtaaaaactaaaatataatattataagcttaattcatgtataaatattaatatatcaaatataaatattaataaaatttaaaaatttaatatattttaaaaatacggatccggatccggatatccggacctaaaaattaagatatccggatccggattcggatccggacaccccggatatcctattttcggagcggatccggagcgaatctcggatcgaatccggatctcggataataagtctcaGGCCTAGATATAAGTAAATAATTGTTGGTGCTATCAAATATTTCTTCATCAACAACTTCCCAACTCGCAAGTCGTAACAAAAATTGCAATCTTTTGGCGTATTGAAATTACATGGGCTCAGATATTTACCTTATATCGACGACATTCACAGATATAGGCACACAACCCAATAATCATATTGGGTTAGCAGGTTTATCTTCCTACATAAAACCCACTTAATGTCACCACTACATGTGTATTTTGACACGTGTGTACGTGTAGAGTGTCTCACGTGCGAGTGACCAATTTGGAATTAGAAATCTCTAATCTTCTCTCCCAAAGGCCACTAAAAAAACGTTCGAATCGGTGAAGAGGTTTGGCTAATCGCTCGAGGTTTGACCTGAGATCACAACAGAATCAATCTCTACTCGAAACCCTTCCGAGTCACCATCACGATGTGGAGAAGAATCGTCTCTTCCGGTCTCAAAACCCTAGCCGCCGATGTCGCCGTCGCTTCTCCTTCTCGTCGATCGATTCCCGCCGCCGCGAGACCCGTCGGCTTCCACCTCTCTGCCGATCGATCATCCGTTTCTGCTCCCGCCTCCTTCATCACTCGCCATTTCAGCTCGGAACCAGGTGAGAAATCGTTGCTTTAAGCAGTTTCGGATTCAGATCTCGGTTTGGGATTTTGACTCAGTAACAAAATTCTCGCTGTATCAATCGCTTTGTTTGTTCTCTTATGGCATCCACATGCTACGGATTTAGAGTGTGTAGAGAGGGTGGTGAATGACTGTTATAACCCTTTTGAATTTGCAGTAGTAGGGACCTCTGCGACTAAGAAGGTGGAGGATGTGATGCCCATTGCTACTGGTCATGAGAAGGAAGAGCTTGAAGCTGAACTTGAGGTGATAGCTAATCTTTGAGTCTCTatgcatttttaatatatgtatatgagTATGACACTGTGATGCAAATGTGCTTCAGTGCAACTTCACATGTGATCATATTGTTACCCCTATATGAAATTTTAGCAGTAATTTTCAGTGGGAGGAAATTAAGTTTAACCTTTCGTTGTTTTCTTGGGCGCAGGGGAGGAGGTTGCTTGACATTGACTTCCCCGAAGGTCCTTTTGGAACAAAGGTTAGTTAAATTTCTATAGGTCGTAATTACACCAAATCAGTGTTGCTAGGGGCATCATATAGACTTTATATTCATCACAAGAACTCGAAAGCAAACCTGATTTAGCAAACTGAGGACACTTAAGTCTAGTATCATGAATGCCTTTATATTGTATTCCCGTTCAGCTGTTTCGGTGACCTCGAATAAGCGGATCAAATGTGTCCTGATACGTATGGTTTCATCCAAATTGAATTGTGTTCAGTTTTTTAATTGACCTATATGGATCAACTTGCGCCCTTTGCTTTAATCCCTATTATTGCATTTCCCAGCATTGCTTTGGCATGCAGTGTCTATTTGGATCTTGTGTAATTGTCACACTGAACTCTGTTGATTTTACCTTGttcatattttcaatattttgtgtGAACAATGTTATATTTGTTCCctttataaactataaagaaCTATTTTGGAGTTGAATTGTATGTGGGGGTTTGGTGAGTTAAACTGAATTCTACGCGGTGTTTGTTAGTTTACCATGGTCCATTGTCTGTGACGTTTATATCCACTGATGACGAAATTTTGCAGATGTCACATATAGCATGTGCAAGTGTCTGTAGATCATGAAAGTTTATTTCTTAGcattcttaagtattttttttttttttgcattactGAAATCATACAGGAGTATGGATGTATGAGTGCTGAATTTTGcatttgatcttattcattgtCTCATGTCACTTTATCTCTTGAGTGAGCAGCATTCATTCTCGTTTGGCTAGCTTTTTTTCACAATGTTGTCATCTTACTGATACGAAATTGTGTTTACCTCAGGAAGCTCCTGCTATTGTAAAATCCTACTATGACAAGCGGATTGTGGGTTGCCCTGGTGGGGAAGGAGGTAAGCTCATCTCGTCTTCTCTTGATGGCATATACTCCAAGTTCTTTTTGTCATTATTTGTTGTCTTTATTGAATATATTTCATTCATGTATCTAACAAACCAGTGTAGACATTAGCTACCAACGATTTGTCTGATTACTTCTGAAAACTGCAGAGGAGGAGCACGATGTTGTGTGGTTTTGGCTGGAGAAAGGAAAGTCTTTTGAGTGTCCGGTCTGCACTCAGTACTTTGAGGTAAGTTAATTTCgtctaaaatgtaaataaatcgAATAGAGTGTCATCTCATAGTCATAGGTCAGATGAATTACTAGAAGGACTAGAGCAAGACCTCGTGAAGATTTTTCAATATTGACTTGGTTAAAATGTATGTTTTTGCAGCTGGAAGTGGTTGGTCCTGGTGGACCTCCCGATGGTCACGGTGATGAAGACGATGAGCACCATCACTGAGAGACTAACGTTTTGTTTTCAGGGTTTTCAAAAGTTCTACTTCTACATTTCTTTGTTGGAATAAACAAATGTTTTTCGATCCTTTTGAAACAACACTCAGGCATCGGAGTTTCTAAATGCCAAAACTCTTATGACCGTGGTTTCCCCCTTTTTGTAACAACTCTTGAATCTGAATCGGTCTTGCCTCTTGAGCAGAATGTTCATACCCCCTTCTTACTCGCATGAACCGAATCTACTTGTGGCACAACGTTTCATGTGATTTTTAAAGATTTGTCACTAGAAAACCATCTCGATTTGATTGTTTAGAACTCGTCATATATTCTAAAGCTTCATCGTTCAACTCTATTAACAAGTCAAACAGACAATTGATCAAAAGCTGACACAGTCAAGACATCTTTCGCGTGTTCCAACTCCGGCTACTGCAAACATTTCCGCGCATAGAATGTAAGAACCGATTTGGCACGTGCCTAGCTTCTCACGTACGAGTTAAAttagaatctctctattcttccatcagaaTCGTCTCTGAGTCATCATCGTTCGTCACCATGTGGAGAAGAATCGTCTCCTCCGGTCTCAAAACCCTAGCCTCTGATCTCGCCGCGGCTTCTCCTCCTTGTCGATCGATAGCCGCCACCGCGAGACCCGCTGGCTCCTACCTCGCTGCCAATCGATCAGCCatttctgcttcttcttcttccgaaTCAGGTGACACGTCGTTGCTACAGATCTCGAGATTTAGATTCAATTTGTTTATGTTATCATCCTAGCATACCTGTGGCATAGATTTAGAGGATGGATATAGAGAGGTCTTTGCTAAAACGAACCAAGTAGATTGGTTTAATACTCATATCTGAGATGTATTGGACTCTGTAGTAGTAGAGACttctgtgaagaagaagaaggtggagGATGTAATGCCCATCGCCACTGGACATGAAAAGGAAGAGCTTGAAGCTGAACTCGAGGTGGTTCCTAATCTTTAGAGTCTATATGCATCTTTAACATATCGTATGGTGCAAATGTGTTTTACTGCAACTCATCATGACTGTCACCCCATCACTTATTacgcattgttttttttgttggggATAGGGGAGGAGGCTGCTTGACATCgacttccctgaaggtcctttTGGAACCAAGGTTAGTTGTATTTCTATTATCTTGTAACTCTCACTTTAAATATCTTACGTTGAGTTATATTTCTTTAAGAATCCTTTCTTGCAAATACCTGAATTCATAGGTGGGCCGTGGGTTATATGATACCATTTGATAACAGTTTTGTCATCTTTATTGATACCAATTTGTGTTTACCTTAGGAAGCTCCAGCTATAGTGAAGTCCTACTATGACAAGCGAATTGTGGGATGCCCTGGTGGCGAAGGCGGTATGTTCATCCCATTCTCACTGTCTCTAGTGTCGTTAAACGGATGAGAAGAGGCAAACAAAAAATGAATGATTGTTATCGTTGATTATTAAAGTCTTTCTTTCATCCTTTGCAAACTGTTTGGAGCACTAGATGTCTATTAGCTATTGATTTTGGTCTCATGTACTTTGCAGAGGATGAACACGACGTAGTGTGGTTCTGGCTGGAGAAAGGAAAGTCTTTTGAATGCCCTGTTTGCACTCAGTACTTCGAGGTAAGCTTACAACTCTAGTATCGGATTTGCTTTAATTGGTAGGGAAACGAAACTGTAAAAGGATTTAGAACAAGAACTCGTTGAAATTTTGCATTTATGAATATTGAATTTGTTAACTTTATGTTTTCAGCTGGAAGTGGTTGGTCCTGGTGGGCCTCCGGATGGTCACGGTGATGAAGATCATGAGCACCACCACTGACTCCGGCCGCGAGTTTTGctttctttaaatatttttagatttttttttatgattggaataagaatatatatatatatatatatatatatatatatatatatatatgctactGGTGTAACACAGTTGAAAATGTTTTTGAACCTTTTAGAACAACACTCGGTGTCGGAAGTTGTCGACATGCCAAAACTCTTACTTTTGTAAGAATTTTTGAGTCGGAATCATTCTTGCCTTTTtgcttattttattttcacattttattGTTTATGGTTCAATGTCTTTTCGTATTGGACGGTTTGATCGTGTCATTGATTCCTTGTGAACGCCCATATAATTCAGTAAAAACATCGtcgaaaaatcaaatttcttcGAACCTTGTTCATTAATTGGTTTAAcaccagtgtttttaaaatcaGACCAATCCGATGGTTGAACCGGGTTCTCGGCCATGAACCGGTTACATAGCTTGGTCGGATCTAAtaattggttcgaccatgaaccggtcACGTAGCCAGATTGGATTTCGGAGTTATTAAACTGCTAAAAATCATTGaaactatcaaaaatctatacaccatccatataaacataaaactagtttatatttataatgttttatgttttaaattcatttatgttttaattatgtatcatatttactaatattacttttaaatttatacattaaaaatatattaaccagATTATTGAACCAGGTTTGACCCGATCGAACCATATTGAATCGTGATCCAAAAAGTTTCTGGTTCGGcttccggtccggttttaacAACACTGTTTAACACTGACTAACTACGCATACAATGCACCTACATTTTACATTCCATCTTTCTTATTGATTAACATAAAAGGTATATAAACGCGACGATCAAAAACGGTGGAGGTTAACATCAAGGCCGCTTTGATTCTCTTGCGACGCAGCTGTCTTTCGCCTCTTTTCTCAACGTTTTCTTCTTAAATTATTATCTCAAAGGTTAAAAACCagattaatattaattaacttgAATTACCCAAAATAGAACTTACGTAGGTTGTTAATATTTCAGTATAGCGTCAGTTacgttattatttatttgatacGCCTTTTTTGGTTTCATATCATTATATGTTTACAATGAAAATACGAAGCAGAAACCTAAATACCACTAGTATATATACGTTAAATAACAATTTACATTATAATCGGGCAGTTGCATCACTCATGATGCGACACGTCAGCGATATGTGAGtctcacttttaaaaaatgtgaaaaagtgtcaagtctCTGACTCGAACCCAGGTTATTGAAatctaaacaacaacatttataccactgagCTAAAGGattctttgtacattgatggctgaaacaaatatatatttatgaaggtcgaaaacctttgcttcttcggttttctctgtgggacccacacttatttattttatctaatgatttaataaatactttataactcacgttttgaaatgagattcgttaaaaaaaaagccCAATAAACCTCTTTGGTCTGTAAGCGTTCTCTTCAATGGAAGTTTAgggctttcaatttttaatcatcGGTTCATGACTCATCTAAGAAACACATATTGGCTCTTTGAGTTTCATGaatcagtttttcttctttagtctctacatctcctcatctttaataaattcatcatcggTTCTTTTATTTTACCTCATAAATCATGATTGtgtggttttaattttctttggtcatccttagcttgcaccctttgatctaaccaagaagaagaagaagacatttgtcGTTCAGGATGCCATCGAGGACTCAGCTGAGTCATACGGGAGACATACTATCCGTTGCCTGattgttcaagaagagtttatgtgctgtgaaacatatttgtttcttttcatcagttgctttgtttaatcttttttcctgcaaataatgatggctttgaaatttcattcacgggagccaagaagtaaaagaagaagaagccagtgagtgtttgacattttctgtcttcctgagtttttttttccattcattaaacttggattttgaagattatgtgcctcacattctttttattttgatggttgttaggttgaatgaagatcattgaataaagaaaatgtcgatgctcctgaagatttggagggtactttatatttctttctctgataATTCTAGCGACATAAATTTGAACCTTACAGAGGGTATATTGCAGAGCATCCTAATGATGAGGAAGAGGTGGATGGAATTGATCTGCACCAGCAACGTTACCCGTGGGAGGGAATCATTAGATGGTTTGCGGTCCATCTTTGAGAGCCGTCGATTGTAAGTGTCTATCGTTTTGAAGTTGTACGACACTAAGATGTAAAGAATTACTAATCACGATTACCTTACTAGTAGAGTTCTTTTGCACAACTATTGTCAATGGAATTAACACTGGAAATTGATGGTGCTATATTTCATGTTCCAAATGCTAACGCAAGCTCCAATGTTGATTCTCAGCTTtaacatgccaaaatcacaatgcagtgggtgttgtaaggtaattcagtaggcacaaatgtttagttgaaaaaaatcctaaactgtatttatgcatcaaacttaTCATCCGTAACATAATAATATGCTTTTTCTGTGCTAGGAATCGTTTGTAAATAAACGTCTCGGATGTATATGACTGCTTAGTTTGTTGCTTTTGACAGTGAAATCACTAAGCTTGCAATGTGTCAGGACAGCAAAAGCATCTCAGCTGATGGTTAGCTTTACAATTTCGTTGGTTTATTTTTCCTATTATGTTGGATGGattattttagctaacaaaTATCGCAACAGAGCGCTGGCAATAActctaatagatttatatatacatttagaatTGGAAGTTTGGTGAGAACAGGAACAAGTACTTCTGTCACACTATTGGACAATTATACGCAattttaagagaattgatttcttATAGTTCCCATAATCAGTaagattttaattgttttgtctACTTTGCATTCATACCTCATTCTCCATCTAACTTCTCGGTGCTACTATATAATGAGTCAAGTCATTTTCTGCACAAATAGGCAAGTGGGGATGTTACGTTGGGTGCTTGGTTTATTGGGCTTGGCTATACAAAGTCTGTTGTGACTCTAAAACCTTTACCTCATTTAACATTGATTCTTGTTCTTGGGAGAATTGTAGATTGTGAATGAAAGGCACAAGCAGAGAACATATGTGTAGCTGCGTTTGACTCGACATGTAGCGGTATCTGCAGATCCGCTGATCCTATTGTGGAGGTTAACATGCAATGTGTTGACCTGGAAATCATTATTTGGAAGCTACATTTCGAGGTATTTCTTCAACATATAAATAGACCATAGACagagtttgatatttataatattctGTGATCATGGAGTCTGCAGAAAACAGTCATTTTGCATATTTTATATGAAACCAAGAGATATGTCatttgtttgatgattgtattatgatagctactaacataggagatgactagagaaagagaaatgagtatGAAACTCTTATATAGGTAGATTTTGTAAACAAATTTGGGTTTATTAACAGTTGTGACAAGCAATTATGTTTATAGTAAAGAAAACCCGCCGCAGCGTCAATGACAAATGCGCCTGTTTTTTGGTTGTTTGGGATTGAAATAGCTTATGggttttctaaatcaatataattgatttgactaaagCTATCTTGGATGACAAAAAGAAGGATTGCAAGTTTGATAACTTCTACTTTAGActttaatttcaactaaattataatcagtcttttatccatatcatcttagttataatcgtaaggatttattagaataaataaacagtttcaacaatatttaatatgcgatttaataaacaaaagaacatgtaggatttttaggatttaaagagattggagacaaTAGTTAATGAATATGAAAAGAATACGGAGCAGATGATGAAAAATAATTCGAGTAAATTCAACACAAAACTAAgcgagataaaaatatcaatcaataaagaacaaaagaagaatGAGCAGGGTAAAGTTATTACACAAGCCAAAACTAAGACAAATCAACGACATAAcgtgaaaacaaatgtaaacaagacaagaggagatggtgaaaataaaatgcattgaaaaactgaatGCTAAATTAGTAAGCAATagacaaaaaatagattaaaatgcaaaaactcCGCGCCAATGCGCGGATAATGATCCCTAGTAATACTAAAAGGACAGTGGTATCGGAAAAACTCCCGAGGAatatattctaataaatctcaaaaagtctaatttaataaaaaaaatgaaaaagatatCATGAAGAGGAAAAAAACGTCGGAGTTCAATATTCCGTTTCTACTTAAGACAAATCACCGTTCTCTAGTTTTCGACACAGCTTGCCCTCACAACGAAGTGAACCTCTCGTGTTCAGATATGCGTTATGTACTGATATACATATGTTTTATTTGGTCAGCATACATGTCCAAGTGTCctgtatataaattaatttcttGTGTGAAGATAGATAAGTACTTGATGGGAGAATCATATTATGCCTTTAAGAAAATGTAAcgattttatttcattttcatttaggTGAAAATGTAATTAAGAAATTAAACATGTTTGTTAGCTGACTAATATACACGTATTTAATATTCCATTGATCTTTATTTTAGTGATATTTTGTTGTCATATGGACAACTTAATAGTACAGTAGTAGTTAGATTAACAAGTTgcttttaacaaaacaaaagattaaCAAGTTGTATAGTATGATAATTGCACCATCGTAACGATACCACTTGTCTCTCAATTAAGGGATTATAAACTTGTAAATTGCCTGCAGAGAAAGATAATTAGTGGAGTATAATTCATTTATGTGAAGTATAATATCCCCTACGGTTTAACATTTGTATTCATACAGCAGacatttcatcattcactgcTTCCACTTGCCAATTGCTATTACCAATTGtgttacataatttatatacaaatcGACAATGATTTCTAGTTTTAGTAAGGAAGACaaattaacttaaaaatggcGTACATAAAATTATGTAAGTGATTATGATATGTAACCTACGAATGTACATGTATATACACAGAGACAATCCATCTTCATATACAGAGTAAGGCATCTTGAATCTTGTTTCGCGAGTATTGTATTCACAAATTCAATTTATATAttagaaagaaacaaatatgtaaaaaaaacaaatatgttgatatttttgtAGGTCTCCAAGTGGCTCCCTCGAATTAATTATGCACAACATAGACGTATACTATCAGAGATGGCATATAAccagtcactacaagaaaacatcgtaattctgacggaaaatgagatcctcggaatattccgacgaatttccgaggaaatttcgagaaaacccaaaatttgggtttcttcggaatttcctcggaatataccgatgaaataccgaggaagacatattcctcggaaaacaccgacgaatatccgaggatatattatagccgttggagaaccgttggggattttaaaaattccgaggaaattccgaggaaagagccgttgccgtcggtattccgtcgaaatttcctcggtactgtcggcagcatttcatctataaatacccgcaccccccaacctcttcattcactccatttcttcatactctcacatactatatttacacacgaatttgattgaaaaaagcatgtcttcttcaaattattatcgttcttggatcgattgacctcatttggatccgaacacgagattgcttacggaagaataccaacgaggtataaccgaattcatggggttagttcaacgacaaccggaagcagaaacgggtatgttaagatgtccttgctctaattgtaaaaatagaaagattattaaagagtgggatgtttggactcatctatatttgaatgggtttacacgaagttacaaaatttggtatcatcatggagaaactgattatgaatatggtagtactagcgaacctcagcctgcggttaggttagaagaaccaattagaatggatgtagattatggtgtaggtactgagcagatggtaaatgatcattttagaggggaagatttacccaatgcagaagctatgagattttatgatatgttggatgctggaaagcaacccttgtacgaaggttgcagagatggtcattcagctttatcatctgcaacaagaATGATGatcattaaaacatattataatttggctgaagactgtgtggatgcgattgctgattttgtaaaaggtattctatctgaggataatgtagcccctggttcatactacgaggttcagaaactggtagctggtcttggtttatcgtatcaggtaatagatgaatgcagcgataactgcatgatttattggagggcggatgaagagcgggttacatgcaaattttgtggaaaggctcgttataaagatacgagtggaagagttccaatgccatttaaaaggatgtggtattttcctttgacggaaaggttgcagaggttgtatcagtctgCACGCACagtgcaaccaatgagatggcatgcggagcattcaacaaatggtgagaatagacatccttcagatgcaaaagcgtggaagcatttccaatcaaaatatcccgactttgcgtatgagataAGAAATTTCtatcttggattatgtactgatggtttcagcccgtttggcaagagtggaagacagtattctctatggccagtcattcttacaccatacaacttaccgccaaacttgtgcttgcgacgagagtttttgtttctctccattctcgttcccggaccagaacATCcaaagagatcacttgatgtgtttcttcagccactaatatatgagttggaACAACTATgagctcaaggtgctgaaacatacgatttttcatgtaaagaaaactttcaaatgcgggcagtacttatgtggacaataagtgattttccagcatatggtatgttatatGGATgaacaacgcatggaaggctatcatgtccatattgtcaagatgacacatatgctttccaactaaagaacggaaggaaaacttgttggtttgactgtcacagacgatttctaccacctgatcatccataccgcaggagtaagacttcgtttacgaagaacaagcaggtgtttgatggtccacatgaggaagttagtgggaatgatttgttgaagcagtttaggtattttgatgcagaaaggacgccagatgtaggtggacatgaaaacattcgagtcagtgcagttggagagctacataactggcacaaaaagagtattttctgggatctgccatactggaaggatcatctgctgaggcataatttagatgtcatgcatattgagaagaacttttttgacaatctcatgaacacgatccttaacgttcaaggtaaaacaaaggataatttgaagtcaagactggatttagtcgatatatttgctcgttcagaacttcatgttgatgagaatggtagggctccttttcccatataccgacttgatgcagagggaaaagatgcgttctttgattggatttcaaacgatgtggaatttccaaacggttacgcatctaatttgcgtaactgtgtcgacagaaaggaagaaaAGTTT
The window above is part of the Brassica napus cultivar Da-Ae chromosome C3, Da-Ae, whole genome shotgun sequence genome. Proteins encoded here:
- the BNAC03G39190D gene encoding uncharacterized protein BNAC03G39190D; translated protein: MATIISCSALPSIRASSGSIRKPDQTGKKPGSWWAPLFGWSTEPDYVESNNNSSSANRESDLDQRTTRRCLTEEKAKQLRMKIAQVSTFHEVMYHSAIASRLASDVSVRVNE
- the LOC106406631 gene encoding cytochrome c oxidase subunit 5b-1, mitochondrial, producing MWRRIVSSGLKTLAADVAVASPSRRSIPAAARPVGFHLSADRSSVSAPASFITRHFSSEPVVGTSATKKVEDVMPIATGHEKEELEAELEGRRLLDIDFPEGPFGTKEAPAIVKSYYDKRIVGCPGGEGEEEHDVVWFWLEKGKSFECPVCTQYFELEVVGPGGPPDGHGDEDDEHHH
- the LOC106404092 gene encoding cytochrome c oxidase subunit 5b-1, mitochondrial, which encodes MWRRIVSSGLKTLASDLAAASPPCRSIAATARPAGSYLAANRSAISASSSSESVVETSVKKKKVEDVMPIATGHEKEELEAELEGRRLLDIDFPEGPFGTKEAPAIVKSYYDKRIVGCPGGEGEDEHDVVWFWLEKGKSFECPVCTQYFELEVVGPGGPPDGHGDEDHEHHH